A DNA window from Selenomonas sp. oral taxon 126 contains the following coding sequences:
- a CDS encoding DUF3656 domain-containing U32 family peptidase, whose product MVELLAPAGTKEAFLAAVENGANAVYLAGKMFGARAYASNFDEDELAEVIRHAHLKNVQVHVAVNTIVDSDELPQLKEYLSFLYDAGADAVLLQDLGAVRLAKQVVPRLPLHASTQMTVHNLAGVRALEELGFSRVVLARELSIAEIRHICAESRIEIESFVHGALCVCYSGQCLMSSMIGGRSGNRGRCAQPCRLPYTLVDADGKDVLGESAGNFLLSPRDLNTIELIPQLLDAGIDSLKIEGRMKRPEYVATIVHTYRKAIDHHLDHESASVDAEDRDHLAQVFNRDFTTAYMEKPQGKYMMSDRRPNNRGLLIGRVTAYDRSSHIVSVKLSGKLAIGDQVDFWVKVGGRVSVEIEHLYNARGKECREAATGDTVSFPIRGKVHVHDRVFKVYDAKLMDEARRSYDPDHSARIPIRAVLYARLGEQVHLHIEDDAGNAADSESDYVVAEANNRPLTVETVQKQMGRLGTTIFSLAELVCEMDESVMVPVSELNNLRRSAIASIEEVRMSRFQQRRSEAVRLTAENSTGHMAHKSDIQKPAALMVAVDDLAAMKAAVTAGADGILYGGESLRGASLQPKDYAAAWDYATECGVRIDYNTPRIVRGDEQAALIRLFEGFGKKLPSALHVHHIGTAYLARDRVPAVLHADYSMISYNPSTLAFLRAYGFGEATLSPELNGKQMERLAGTSPIPLTALVSGRLPLMISEYCVLGSFLGNLDTGKCSMPCRRQDYYLRDRKGVDFPVMTDQFCRMHILNSKQLSLLPYVQQLLHMGVKTLRIEGRGIPTKELQCIVRMYRTAMQQKSPIKEEDEQYLRMQEGNDITRGHYFRGIL is encoded by the coding sequence TTGGTTGAACTACTCGCTCCTGCGGGAACGAAGGAAGCATTTCTCGCTGCCGTTGAAAATGGGGCAAATGCAGTATATCTTGCCGGAAAGATGTTCGGTGCACGTGCTTACGCCTCCAATTTCGATGAGGATGAGCTTGCCGAGGTGATTCGTCATGCACATCTCAAAAATGTGCAGGTGCATGTTGCTGTCAATACGATTGTCGACAGTGATGAACTCCCGCAGTTAAAGGAATATTTGTCATTCCTCTACGATGCGGGGGCGGATGCCGTTCTCCTGCAGGATCTCGGTGCTGTACGTCTGGCAAAGCAGGTCGTTCCGCGTCTTCCGCTGCACGCGAGCACGCAGATGACAGTGCATAATCTTGCAGGTGTTCGGGCGTTGGAGGAGCTTGGTTTCTCACGCGTTGTTTTGGCGCGTGAGCTATCCATTGCAGAGATTCGTCATATCTGCGCCGAGAGCCGCATTGAAATCGAGTCGTTCGTACACGGCGCGCTCTGTGTCTGCTATTCGGGTCAATGTCTAATGAGCAGCATGATCGGCGGGCGCAGCGGGAATCGTGGGCGCTGTGCGCAGCCCTGCCGTCTGCCCTATACATTGGTCGATGCCGACGGAAAGGATGTACTTGGTGAATCGGCGGGGAACTTCCTCCTCTCTCCGCGTGATCTGAATACAATCGAACTCATTCCGCAGCTGCTCGATGCGGGCATTGACTCACTCAAAATCGAGGGGCGTATGAAGCGCCCCGAATATGTTGCAACGATTGTTCATACCTACCGCAAGGCGATTGACCATCATCTCGATCATGAGAGTGCCTCCGTTGACGCAGAGGATCGCGACCATCTGGCGCAGGTGTTCAACCGTGACTTTACCACGGCATATATGGAAAAGCCGCAGGGAAAATATATGATGAGCGACCGCCGTCCGAACAATCGCGGACTGCTGATCGGGCGAGTCACTGCATATGACCGCAGTTCGCATATAGTCTCGGTTAAGCTGTCCGGGAAACTCGCCATTGGCGATCAGGTGGATTTTTGGGTGAAGGTCGGCGGCCGTGTCAGTGTCGAGATCGAGCATTTATACAATGCACGGGGGAAGGAGTGCCGCGAGGCCGCTACAGGAGATACGGTGTCGTTTCCCATTCGCGGAAAAGTTCACGTTCATGACCGCGTCTTCAAGGTCTATGACGCGAAGCTCATGGATGAGGCAAGACGCTCCTATGATCCGGATCACAGTGCGCGTATTCCGATTCGTGCCGTCCTTTATGCAAGGCTCGGTGAGCAGGTGCATCTCCATATCGAGGACGATGCGGGGAATGCTGCGGACAGCGAGAGCGATTACGTTGTCGCTGAGGCGAACAATCGCCCGCTCACCGTCGAGACTGTGCAGAAACAGATGGGACGACTAGGAACGACCATATTTTCACTTGCGGAGCTTGTCTGTGAGATGGATGAATCCGTGATGGTGCCTGTCAGCGAACTGAATAATCTGCGCCGCTCTGCCATTGCCTCTATTGAGGAGGTTCGTATGAGCCGTTTTCAGCAAAGGCGGAGCGAGGCTGTACGCCTGACTGCGGAAAACAGCACAGGACATATGGCTCATAAATCAGATATTCAGAAGCCTGCCGCGCTGATGGTTGCTGTCGATGATTTGGCCGCGATGAAGGCGGCTGTCACCGCGGGTGCGGACGGGATTCTGTACGGCGGTGAATCGCTTCGCGGTGCCTCTCTCCAACCGAAAGATTATGCTGCCGCATGGGATTATGCGACTGAATGCGGTGTTCGGATCGACTACAATACCCCCCGCATTGTCCGAGGGGATGAACAGGCGGCTTTAATCCGTCTCTTTGAGGGCTTTGGGAAGAAACTGCCGTCGGCTCTGCACGTTCATCACATTGGGACGGCATACCTTGCGCGGGATCGCGTTCCCGCTGTGCTCCATGCGGATTATTCGATGATCTCCTATAACCCCTCCACGCTTGCATTCCTCCGCGCGTATGGATTTGGAGAGGCGACGCTTTCCCCTGAGCTCAACGGAAAACAGATGGAGCGGCTTGCAGGAACGAGCCCTATTCCACTGACAGCCCTTGTCAGCGGACGCCTCCCGCTCATGATTTCGGAGTATTGCGTCTTGGGCAGTTTTCTCGGCAATCTCGACACGGGGAAATGTTCGATGCCCTGCCGCAGACAGGATTATTACCTCCGCGACCGCAAGGGCGTGGACTTCCCCGTGATGACCGATCAGTTCTGCCGTATGCACATCTTGAACAGCAAGCAATTATCCCTGCTGCCCTATGTGCAGCAGCTCCTCCACATGGGTGTGAAAACCCTGCGGATCGAGGGGCGCGGCATTCCGACCAAGGAGCTGCAGTGCATTGTACGGATGTATCGAACTGCAATGCAGCAAAAATCTCCGATCAAGGAAGAAGATGAGCAGTATCTGCGTATGCAGGAGGGCAATGATATTACGCGCGGGCATTACTTCCGCGGGATCTTATAA